Proteins co-encoded in one Christiangramia fulva genomic window:
- a CDS encoding glycosyltransferase family 2 protein: protein MKENKKPKISIIVATFNRAHFIEESLKYIVQQTFANFECLIIDDGSTDNTAEIAIKLSKIDYRFKYFRRNKSYKKGISGCRNHGLDMAKGEYIIFFDDDDIVHPDNLKICLSLIKEFNVDFCRYDKEPFSGEWDPKIIKKNSKFKIERVDFHQIEEVITGKIAFASCCILWKKDCFQTIRFNEELQYAEEWECYSRILTSGYSGISIDKVLYYNRKHFQSNTGEFRDNKPIRMESKIKAIKLVIDNLKTNNLLSPELVKYFIRWGFQFNKPEIIRYGLKQSEAGILKFLNYEIGFLFYPILKPLFRIKGILLDKKHG, encoded by the coding sequence ATGAAAGAAAATAAAAAACCCAAAATTTCAATCATAGTGGCAACATTCAATAGAGCTCACTTTATCGAAGAAAGTTTGAAATATATTGTGCAGCAAACTTTTGCGAATTTTGAATGCCTGATCATCGATGATGGTAGTACCGATAATACTGCAGAAATAGCTATTAAACTAAGCAAAATCGATTATAGATTTAAATATTTTCGTAGGAATAAAAGTTATAAGAAAGGGATTTCCGGCTGCCGAAATCACGGGCTGGATATGGCAAAGGGGGAGTATATCATTTTTTTTGATGATGACGATATTGTGCATCCTGATAATTTAAAAATATGCCTTTCCTTAATTAAAGAATTTAATGTAGACTTTTGCAGATATGACAAGGAGCCTTTTTCGGGAGAATGGGATCCGAAGATAATAAAAAAAAATTCCAAATTTAAAATTGAAAGAGTTGATTTTCATCAAATCGAAGAGGTAATAACCGGAAAAATTGCTTTTGCATCCTGTTGTATCCTATGGAAAAAAGATTGCTTCCAAACAATTAGGTTTAATGAAGAACTTCAATATGCAGAAGAATGGGAATGTTATTCCAGGATTCTTACTTCTGGCTATTCGGGAATTAGCATAGATAAGGTTCTTTATTATAACAGAAAACATTTTCAATCCAATACAGGAGAATTTAGAGATAATAAACCTATAAGGATGGAGTCTAAAATAAAAGCAATAAAACTGGTAATAGACAATTTGAAGACAAATAACCTTTTGTCACCAGAGTTGGTAAAATATTTCATACGTTGGGGTTTTCAGTTTAATAAACCAGAAATAATCAGATATGGTTTAAAACAATCCGAAGCAGGAATTTTAAAATTTTTGAATTATGAAATTGGTTTTTTGTTTTATCCTATTTTAAAACCTTTATTTAGAATAAAAGGAATTCTACTGGATAAAAAGCATGGATGA
- a CDS encoding glycosyltransferase family 2 protein, whose product MDENSNNTPLVSIILPVYNGEKYLSQSIESCLDQSYTNLELIIVDDASTDNSLKIANIYASKDDRVKVIAHDRNKNLPASLNTGHRIAIGKYVTWTSHDNFYKKEAIEKMLASIYRSDADLVFSNFQIIDDKGNYIGSYSHFSGNTILLENIIRACFLYKVEVYERNNGYNENLFKIEDYAFWLMASLHSRFQHIPEQLYCYRSHSESLTAGAVLSQFHYKKEFSQKVKEMYQIYFAKLESNYPHDLAKLFKNLHLHQKIDLIKFFRSYKCYKKNLKKVFDIYGEKKVLSELDIRFRQNILRYPSNQTPRILFYILLKRHRLLFSYSKKKSFQIFFKSLMNWSH is encoded by the coding sequence ATGGATGAGAATTCAAATAATACACCCTTAGTAAGTATAATTCTTCCCGTTTATAATGGCGAGAAATATTTGTCTCAATCTATTGAAAGTTGTCTTGATCAAAGCTATACTAATCTTGAACTGATCATCGTAGATGATGCTTCAACCGATAATTCTTTAAAAATAGCTAATATTTATGCATCAAAAGATGATCGGGTAAAAGTTATAGCGCATGACCGGAATAAAAATTTACCCGCAAGTTTAAATACCGGCCATAGGATTGCAATAGGGAAATATGTAACCTGGACTTCTCATGATAATTTCTATAAAAAGGAAGCAATTGAGAAAATGCTGGCAAGTATTTATCGGTCTGATGCAGATCTTGTTTTTAGCAATTTTCAAATTATTGATGATAAAGGGAACTATATTGGTTCGTATAGCCATTTTTCAGGGAATACCATCTTATTAGAAAACATTATTAGAGCATGCTTTTTATATAAAGTTGAAGTATATGAGAGAAATAATGGTTATAATGAAAATTTATTTAAAATAGAAGATTATGCTTTCTGGTTGATGGCTTCATTACATTCACGTTTTCAACATATTCCAGAGCAACTGTATTGTTACAGGTCTCATTCAGAAAGTCTTACTGCTGGAGCGGTTCTTTCTCAATTTCATTACAAAAAGGAATTTTCGCAAAAAGTTAAGGAAATGTACCAAATTTATTTTGCCAAATTAGAATCGAATTATCCACATGATTTGGCAAAACTCTTTAAAAACCTCCACCTACATCAAAAAATAGATTTGATTAAATTTTTTAGATCTTATAAATGCTACAAAAAGAACCTTAAAAAGGTATTCGATATTTATGGAGAAAAGAAAGTTCTTTCGGAATTAGATATTCGATTTCGACAAAACATATTAAGGTATCCATCAAATCAAACTCCAAGAATACTATTTTATATTCTCTTGAAAAGGCATAGACTTTTATTTTCTTACTCGAAAAAGAAAAGTTTTCAGATCTTTTTTAAATCTTTAATGAATTGGTCACATTAA
- a CDS encoding glycosyltransferase family 2 protein, translating to MNNPLVSIIIPVYNRADLISQSLESVLDQTYENWECIVIDDGSTDGTLDVVKKYATRDARFSSIKRPTGKPKGAAACRNVGLEHSSGNFIQYLDSDDLLHPEKLEKQMKYARRDVVLTGKWGYFSGEDLMERFKYKQNCYRNFRDPLKLLFCFGKHDEFLPLHCYLIPRNIIEKSGKWKEDLGNNDDAEYMSRILLNTPRVKFDAEAIVFYRVEGKSTLSGFKTVENAESAVKSLRYLENILSNYPKISSLYLGNLKNKIKERIKDSFPDLYIKNNDLWF from the coding sequence ATGAATAATCCCCTGGTAAGCATTATTATACCTGTTTATAATCGGGCTGATTTAATTTCACAAAGTCTGGAATCTGTTTTAGATCAGACCTATGAGAACTGGGAATGCATTGTTATAGATGATGGGTCTACCGATGGTACATTAGATGTAGTTAAAAAGTATGCAACCAGGGACGCAAGGTTTTCTTCTATAAAAAGACCCACTGGAAAGCCTAAAGGGGCAGCTGCCTGCAGGAATGTGGGGCTGGAACATTCCAGTGGTAACTTTATACAATACCTTGATTCAGATGACCTGCTTCATCCTGAAAAACTGGAAAAACAAATGAAGTACGCAAGAAGAGATGTAGTGCTTACGGGAAAATGGGGCTATTTTTCAGGAGAGGACCTTATGGAAAGATTTAAGTATAAACAAAATTGCTATCGTAATTTCAGAGATCCTTTAAAGCTGCTTTTCTGTTTTGGAAAACACGACGAATTCCTGCCTTTACATTGCTATCTTATTCCTAGGAACATCATAGAAAAATCAGGGAAATGGAAAGAAGATCTTGGGAATAATGATGATGCCGAATATATGAGCAGAATACTTTTGAATACTCCAAGGGTGAAATTTGATGCCGAGGCCATTGTATTTTACCGGGTAGAAGGGAAAAGTACTCTTAGTGGTTTCAAAACTGTTGAGAATGCTGAAAGTGCCGTGAAATCATTACGATATCTTGAAAATATTTTATCGAATTACCCGAAGATAAGTAGCTTGTATCTTGGAAATTTAAAAAATAAGATCAAGGAAAGGATAAAAGATAGTTTCCCTGATCTATATATTAAAAACAATGACCTTTGGTTCTAA
- a CDS encoding glycosyltransferase, with translation MKILMVSIFAPHFFNWTEQLRESGHDVYWLDVFDSNTKVEKIDFAQQITGWRYKWDFPGRYFLKKNHPGFNRLINKVNERSFQKVLERKIKEIRPDVIHSFVIYLSAAPVLPVIEKFPKIKWILSTWGSDLFYYSKKKNYRVDIQRVLPRVNYLFTDCKRDQQIAIENGFKGTYLGTFPGGGGFDLQLLESYHKEPNERNLILVKGYQGLHGRAIEVLKALLPVKEKLREFEIVVFGADEEVFHFVRNSEINSWINFKVLGKVSHREVMKLMGLTKIFIGNSLSDGMPNTLLEAIVMEVFPIQSNPGRATEEIITDGLNGLLINNPEEPKHIRNVLEKVLEDEIDIKKAIKFNNENLRPGLDRERIKYEVLKKYKLVEEELETSGS, from the coding sequence ATGAAAATCTTAATGGTATCCATATTCGCCCCACATTTCTTTAACTGGACCGAGCAGTTAAGGGAGTCGGGGCATGATGTATACTGGCTGGATGTTTTTGATTCCAACACAAAGGTTGAAAAAATAGATTTTGCACAGCAAATTACTGGCTGGCGTTATAAGTGGGATTTTCCCGGAAGGTATTTTCTAAAAAAAAATCATCCTGGATTTAACAGACTTATAAATAAAGTAAACGAAAGAAGTTTTCAGAAGGTTTTAGAAAGAAAAATAAAAGAGATCCGGCCTGATGTAATTCACAGTTTTGTGATCTATCTTTCAGCTGCTCCCGTATTGCCGGTCATAGAAAAATTTCCAAAAATAAAATGGATACTATCCACCTGGGGTAGCGATCTTTTTTATTACAGCAAGAAAAAAAACTATCGGGTAGATATTCAAAGAGTTTTGCCAAGAGTAAATTATTTATTTACCGATTGTAAAAGAGATCAGCAGATAGCGATAGAAAATGGCTTTAAAGGAACTTATCTGGGAACTTTTCCGGGGGGAGGAGGTTTCGACCTTCAATTGCTGGAATCGTATCATAAAGAACCCAATGAAAGGAATCTAATTCTTGTAAAAGGTTACCAGGGATTACATGGCAGGGCTATTGAGGTGCTGAAGGCTTTGCTGCCTGTAAAAGAAAAATTGAGAGAATTTGAAATAGTAGTTTTCGGGGCTGATGAGGAAGTGTTTCATTTCGTCAGGAATTCCGAAATAAATAGCTGGATAAATTTTAAAGTACTTGGAAAAGTTTCTCATCGGGAAGTGATGAAGCTAATGGGACTTACCAAAATTTTTATAGGCAACAGCCTTTCTGACGGTATGCCCAACACCTTACTTGAAGCTATCGTTATGGAAGTTTTTCCCATTCAATCAAATCCCGGAAGAGCTACTGAAGAAATAATCACTGATGGCCTGAATGGCTTGCTCATTAATAATCCTGAAGAACCTAAACATATCCGGAATGTACTGGAAAAGGTCTTAGAGGATGAAATAGATATAAAAAAAGCTATAAAATTTAACAACGAAAATTTAAGACCCGGACTTGATAGAGAAAGAATTAAATATGAAGTTCTTAAAAAGTATAAATTAGTAGAAGAGGAATTAGAAACATCGGGCTCATAA
- a CDS encoding glycosyltransferase family 2 protein, whose translation MLAVVIPYYKIKFFEECLESLATQTNNNFTVYIGDDASPDDPQPLIEKFRNSLNISYKKFQENIGGKSLVSHWDRCLELTGDEKWIMILGDDDYLGPQVVERFYQELPVFEDLSNIVRFGTVTIDESSQALSGKYEHPVWETAPDSYFRRFTQQTRSSLSEYIFKRSAYEKFGFYNYPLGWFSDNKAWLDFAENKKIYSINEAIVFIRSSALNISGRTDNEKLKTEGQLQFYDHLVTDRLNLFKKEERLKLIRYYEDRLRENKRLSYIKLISLLFLYGKNYEKEEFKKFIKRSIKNLFIYKNE comes from the coding sequence ATGTTAGCCGTTGTAATTCCATATTATAAAATTAAATTCTTTGAAGAATGTCTTGAATCACTGGCAACACAAACCAATAATAATTTCACGGTCTATATTGGCGATGATGCTTCGCCAGATGATCCACAGCCTTTAATTGAAAAATTTCGAAATTCCCTGAATATTAGTTATAAGAAATTTCAGGAAAATATAGGGGGTAAATCCTTGGTGAGCCATTGGGACAGATGCCTGGAGTTGACTGGCGATGAAAAATGGATCATGATACTCGGTGATGATGATTATCTCGGGCCACAGGTTGTCGAGAGGTTTTATCAAGAACTTCCTGTTTTTGAGGATCTATCTAATATTGTAAGGTTCGGTACAGTTACTATTGATGAGTCTTCCCAGGCCTTATCCGGAAAATACGAACATCCCGTATGGGAAACTGCTCCCGATTCTTATTTTCGAAGATTCACCCAGCAAACAAGAAGTTCCCTTTCCGAATATATTTTTAAAAGAAGCGCCTATGAAAAATTCGGATTTTATAATTATCCGTTAGGATGGTTTAGTGATAACAAAGCCTGGTTGGATTTCGCAGAGAATAAGAAAATATATTCGATAAATGAAGCGATAGTTTTTATAAGGAGTTCTGCTTTAAATATTTCCGGGAGAACCGATAATGAAAAATTGAAAACAGAAGGTCAACTTCAGTTTTATGATCATCTTGTTACTGATAGGCTGAACTTATTTAAAAAAGAAGAGCGGCTAAAACTAATAAGATATTATGAAGATCGACTTAGGGAAAATAAACGGCTTTCTTATATAAAGTTAATTAGCTTGTTATTTTTATATGGTAAAAATTATGAAAAAGAGGAATTTAAGAAGTTTATAAAACGAAGTATCAAAAATCTTTTTATCTACAAAAATGAATAA
- a CDS encoding glycosyltransferase family 4 protein translates to MVIAIKLGYEVRILTEEICDINQNANQEIFEEFGLKEKLILEDYEIPVTKLRRTLKAVGLILKRPDLLGAFLKFYHNCDRKGFLPIYQFYFYTSFYNYDIIHIQFGTNKSPVDVLKKTGFLKSRIITSFHGHDLHFPINNMIPAKGYYDDLFKIADILVCNTPFLKRKLKVLNAPEQKIRIVPVTVNTRYFKPVVESTKKNDEVKLITIGRLDELKGQAYGIKAVDILIKKGLNVKYILAGTGEYQEKLKKLVGDLGLNQSVYFKGRVSQSQVCRLLQESDIFLMTSVTNDVGMQESQGLVTAEAQACGLPIVAFDTGGVKYTLINGKTGFLCKEKDLKDFSSKIEMLIKDSVLREEMGINARKFIEEEYSEVSVMDKWKEIYG, encoded by the coding sequence ATGGTTATAGCCATTAAGCTTGGTTATGAGGTTAGAATTCTTACCGAGGAGATTTGCGATATAAATCAAAATGCAAATCAGGAAATTTTTGAGGAATTCGGACTTAAAGAAAAGCTGATTCTGGAAGATTATGAGATCCCAGTTACAAAGCTGAGGCGAACTTTGAAAGCAGTAGGACTTATCTTGAAAAGACCAGATCTTTTAGGTGCTTTTTTAAAATTTTACCACAATTGTGATCGAAAAGGTTTTTTACCCATATATCAATTCTATTTTTACACATCCTTTTATAATTATGATATCATCCATATTCAATTTGGTACGAATAAGAGCCCTGTGGATGTCCTAAAAAAGACTGGCTTTCTAAAGAGCCGGATCATTACCAGTTTTCATGGCCATGATCTTCATTTTCCTATAAATAATATGATACCAGCGAAAGGTTACTATGATGACCTATTTAAAATAGCCGATATTTTAGTATGTAATACACCCTTTTTGAAAAGAAAGCTCAAAGTTCTTAATGCTCCTGAACAAAAAATCAGAATTGTACCAGTAACCGTAAATACGAGGTATTTCAAACCCGTGGTGGAGTCTACTAAAAAAAATGATGAGGTAAAATTAATAACAATAGGAAGGCTGGATGAACTTAAAGGACAGGCCTATGGTATAAAAGCAGTTGATATATTGATTAAAAAAGGACTGAATGTAAAATACATTCTTGCTGGTACTGGAGAATATCAAGAAAAATTAAAAAAACTTGTTGGGGACTTGGGACTGAATCAAAGTGTTTACTTTAAAGGGAGAGTAAGCCAGAGCCAGGTATGCAGGCTATTACAGGAGTCGGATATATTTCTCATGACTTCAGTCACAAATGACGTTGGCATGCAGGAAAGTCAGGGACTGGTTACAGCTGAGGCACAAGCCTGCGGATTACCTATAGTTGCGTTTGATACAGGAGGAGTTAAATATACCCTTATCAATGGAAAAACAGGTTTTTTATGCAAGGAGAAGGACCTGAAAGATTTTTCCTCTAAAATCGAAATGCTGATAAAAGATTCAGTCTTGAGAGAAGAAATGGGAATAAATGCACGAAAATTTATAGAAGAAGAATATTCTGAGGTTTCAGTAATGGATAAGTGGAAAGAAATCTATGGTTAA
- a CDS encoding glycosyltransferase family 2 protein yields the protein MNPEITIIYANRDRDLERIRLTLDSLSKQTDQNFNVIFVDYGSKYELVEELKELFKNYTFVQFFAMEVPQLLWNKSKALNYGILKASTPFIFIADVDLLFHPLTTKKLEDFSDQNSFGLFSLNYLSKEESAKVVKKNTLKDPEIERKGEVNGMILAPKKAFIEVNGYDEFFHFYGAEDVDLFDRTERAGYKRIKHPDKLFYHFWHQSFQGSEDKIITQRPRVKNIMRVNEQHYFMNNQLEVIRPKRQPEMGKIISKEDSNLLKTPDKTYRVKNILAQVEHFLHEIMPTEKGVICAVFEEDPYYSSFKHQLKKLLKKQTQTYISMKEVNDMLLKKIVFEYRNANYSFKIAEDLKTIDFRIQL from the coding sequence ATGAATCCAGAAATTACCATCATATATGCTAACCGAGATCGGGACCTGGAAAGGATCAGGTTGACGCTTGACTCTCTCTCCAAACAGACTGATCAAAATTTTAACGTCATCTTCGTGGATTACGGAAGTAAATATGAACTTGTAGAAGAATTAAAAGAGCTATTTAAAAATTATACTTTCGTGCAATTTTTCGCTATGGAGGTGCCCCAGCTTTTATGGAATAAAAGTAAAGCTTTAAACTATGGAATTCTTAAAGCATCCACTCCATTTATATTTATAGCTGACGTGGACCTTCTATTTCATCCTTTAACCACCAAAAAGCTTGAAGACTTTTCTGATCAAAATAGTTTTGGCCTTTTTAGCCTAAACTATCTTTCCAAAGAGGAATCGGCAAAAGTGGTTAAAAAGAATACTCTCAAAGATCCTGAAATTGAAAGAAAAGGAGAGGTTAACGGGATGATACTCGCTCCCAAAAAAGCTTTTATCGAAGTGAATGGCTATGATGAATTCTTTCATTTTTATGGTGCGGAAGATGTAGACCTGTTTGATCGAACTGAACGAGCTGGATATAAAAGAATAAAACATCCGGATAAACTATTCTATCATTTCTGGCATCAAAGCTTCCAGGGATCGGAGGATAAAATCATTACTCAAAGACCAAGAGTAAAAAACATCATGCGAGTCAATGAGCAACATTACTTTATGAACAATCAGCTGGAAGTAATCAGGCCCAAAAGGCAGCCTGAAATGGGTAAGATCATCAGTAAGGAAGACAGTAATTTGCTAAAAACCCCTGATAAAACTTATCGTGTAAAAAACATTCTTGCTCAGGTGGAACATTTTCTTCATGAGATCATGCCTACAGAAAAAGGAGTGATATGTGCAGTTTTTGAGGAAGATCCCTATTATTCTTCATTCAAGCATCAATTGAAAAAGCTTTTGAAGAAACAAACTCAAACCTATATTTCAATGAAAGAAGTAAATGATATGCTTCTTAA
- a CDS encoding UDP-glycosyltransferase, translating to MKRILVIAESTDIDNSSGAKANMALIKNLIKVGYLVKVCHYSRKEVEIEGAESISILENRKSLLFFLSRVERYFRYLFGISLNPKIEKNTGFSFTLKNDRNSIIAALKEEKNFESAWVLTLSQGGSFRPHHALLRMPEWHHKWIAYIHDPYPMHWYPKPYTWKEAGYKLKQRFMEEIADKCKYAAFPSLYLKEWMGSNYQAYLEKGIVIPHQLNKEIEKTPSEKVKIDPSEFTVLHAGNFLQARQPNGLIDGFKKFVSKKPDARVKLIHIGPAPHYKEYLEKEAKDETRIEVFCESHPFNEVLWLQDKATINIIIEAKAEFSPFLPGKFPHCIAAGKPILLLGPPKSEARRLLGEDYPYYSEIDDAEHIAILLEDLYLKWEQGEIRIDFSEIENYLSSAHLKEMIEGL from the coding sequence ATGAAACGTATACTGGTAATAGCCGAATCTACAGATATCGATAACAGCAGTGGTGCTAAGGCGAATATGGCTTTAATAAAAAACCTTATCAAGGTAGGTTATCTGGTTAAAGTATGTCATTATTCCAGAAAAGAAGTGGAGATTGAAGGAGCAGAAAGTATTTCGATTCTCGAAAACCGGAAAAGCCTTTTATTCTTTCTTAGCCGAGTAGAAAGATATTTTCGTTACTTATTTGGGATAAGTTTAAATCCGAAAATTGAAAAAAATACCGGCTTTTCTTTTACTTTAAAAAATGACAGAAATAGTATAATAGCGGCACTAAAAGAAGAAAAAAATTTTGAGTCTGCCTGGGTGCTTACTCTTAGCCAAGGTGGTAGTTTCAGGCCCCATCATGCCCTTTTAAGAATGCCTGAATGGCATCATAAATGGATCGCTTATATACATGATCCCTATCCCATGCACTGGTATCCAAAACCCTATACCTGGAAAGAAGCCGGGTATAAATTGAAGCAGCGATTTATGGAGGAAATTGCAGATAAATGTAAGTATGCTGCTTTTCCTTCTCTTTACCTCAAGGAATGGATGGGGTCCAATTATCAGGCTTATCTGGAAAAGGGGATCGTCATTCCTCACCAGTTGAACAAAGAAATAGAAAAAACTCCATCTGAAAAGGTGAAGATCGATCCTTCGGAATTCACAGTACTTCATGCCGGGAATTTTTTACAGGCCAGACAACCTAATGGCCTTATCGATGGATTTAAAAAGTTTGTATCTAAAAAGCCGGATGCAAGAGTGAAACTGATCCATATAGGGCCAGCACCTCATTATAAGGAATATCTTGAAAAAGAGGCTAAAGATGAGACGAGAATTGAAGTCTTTTGCGAAAGTCACCCGTTCAATGAGGTACTCTGGTTACAGGATAAAGCCACTATAAATATCATCATAGAAGCCAAAGCAGAATTCAGTCCTTTTCTACCCGGGAAATTCCCGCATTGTATCGCTGCTGGAAAACCTATCTTGTTGTTAGGACCTCCCAAAAGTGAGGCCAGACGATTACTGGGAGAAGATTATCCTTATTATTCAGAAATTGATGATGCTGAACATATCGCTATTCTGCTTGAAGATCTTTATCTTAAATGGGAGCAAGGAGAAATTAGAATTGACTTTAGTGAAATTGAAAACTATTTGTCTTCTGCACATCTGAAGGAAATGATAGAGGGCCTATGA
- the wecB gene encoding non-hydrolyzing UDP-N-acetylglucosamine 2-epimerase yields the protein MKKILVCFGTRPEAIKMAPVIYELQKHKVDHIVCVTAQHREMLDQVLDFFGIVPHYDLGLMSPDQSLNKLSGEIIASFDNVLTEVKPDILMVHGDTTTSVMAAWAAFHRQIQVAHIEAGLRTFNVKFPFPEEVNRQITARLTEYHFAPTVQARENLLRENIAENKIFITGNTIVDAVKLGVSRLDKINKSKLTSETGILPGRFILVTGHRRESFGKGFEQLCDAILEISKTEEIDFLYPVHLNPNVKEHVYEKLGNTQNIHLISPVSYPAMLYLMKNCEFIISDSGGIQEEAPAFDKKVLVTRDFSERMEGVEAGLSILVGTSKEKIIKEASLLLKASKNKASFNNPYGDGKAAKRIVKIIVENLGVKE from the coding sequence TTGAAAAAAATACTGGTATGCTTCGGAACCCGTCCGGAAGCCATCAAAATGGCCCCTGTAATTTATGAACTGCAAAAGCATAAAGTTGATCATATAGTTTGTGTAACTGCTCAGCATAGAGAGATGCTGGACCAGGTACTGGATTTTTTTGGAATTGTACCTCATTATGATCTCGGACTAATGTCTCCAGATCAGTCTTTAAATAAACTAAGTGGTGAGATCATTGCTTCGTTTGATAATGTCCTTACAGAAGTTAAGCCGGATATCTTGATGGTACATGGTGACACTACCACATCGGTGATGGCGGCATGGGCCGCGTTTCACCGGCAAATTCAGGTAGCACATATCGAAGCAGGACTACGGACCTTTAATGTAAAGTTTCCTTTTCCTGAAGAGGTAAACAGGCAAATAACGGCCAGGCTCACAGAATATCATTTTGCCCCCACGGTTCAGGCCAGAGAGAATCTACTAAGGGAAAATATTGCTGAAAACAAGATTTTTATTACAGGAAATACCATTGTGGATGCGGTAAAACTGGGCGTTTCCAGACTTGATAAAATAAATAAATCAAAGCTTACCTCTGAAACGGGGATACTTCCCGGCAGGTTTATTTTGGTTACAGGCCACCGGAGAGAAAGTTTTGGAAAAGGCTTTGAGCAACTGTGTGATGCTATACTTGAAATTTCAAAAACAGAGGAAATTGATTTTTTATATCCCGTGCACCTTAATCCTAATGTAAAAGAACATGTGTATGAAAAGTTAGGGAATACTCAAAATATTCATCTCATAAGCCCAGTTAGTTATCCCGCGATGCTATATTTAATGAAAAACTGTGAATTTATTATTTCCGATTCCGGAGGTATTCAGGAGGAGGCACCTGCTTTTGATAAAAAAGTGCTGGTCACACGTGATTTTTCGGAGAGGATGGAAGGAGTAGAGGCTGGTCTTTCTATATTGGTTGGAACCAGCAAGGAAAAAATTATTAAAGAGGCTTCATTGTTATTAAAGGCTTCCAAAAATAAAGCATCCTTTAATAATCCTTACGGCGATGGTAAAGCAGCCAAGAGAATTGTGAAAATCATTGTAGAAAACCTTGGCGTTAAGGAGTAA
- a CDS encoding glycosyltransferase family 2 protein: MQSKEKVSIIIPCYNDHLYIVRAVESAVAQTWPVKEIILIDDGSNEQTKIKLRSLKKKIDKLISQANEGVSAARNRGIEAASGEYILVLDSDDYFEPDFCKMALDAFRQDEEIKLVTCYSNWFDEKSSKLFRPLGGKVKDALFKNIAMGSSMFRKRNWEEVGGYDEKMLKGFEDWEFYIRLLKSGGQAYVIQKVLFNYRNKANSRNKKANMEKYAIKEYIYNKHADLYKEHFSFFIHEWLKTDKKREAFKQQVMNSLDYKVGNKILKPLRLIGLFKKNRD, encoded by the coding sequence ATGCAGTCTAAAGAAAAGGTCTCCATAATTATTCCCTGTTATAATGATCATTTATATATAGTCCGGGCAGTAGAATCTGCAGTGGCTCAAACCTGGCCTGTGAAGGAGATCATTTTGATAGATGATGGTTCCAATGAACAGACGAAAATTAAGCTAAGGTCCCTTAAAAAAAAGATTGATAAGCTTATTAGCCAGGCAAACGAAGGTGTGAGTGCTGCAAGAAATAGAGGAATTGAAGCTGCTTCCGGTGAATATATCCTGGTATTGGATAGTGATGACTATTTTGAACCTGATTTTTGTAAAATGGCTTTGGATGCTTTTCGACAGGATGAAGAGATAAAATTAGTTACCTGCTATTCTAACTGGTTTGATGAAAAAAGTAGCAAGCTTTTTCGGCCTTTAGGAGGAAAAGTAAAAGATGCTTTATTTAAAAATATTGCCATGGGATCTTCAATGTTTCGCAAAAGGAACTGGGAAGAAGTTGGAGGTTATGACGAAAAAATGCTAAAAGGCTTTGAAGACTGGGAGTTTTATATAAGACTTTTAAAAAGTGGTGGCCAGGCGTATGTTATCCAGAAAGTCCTTTTTAATTACCGGAATAAGGCCAACTCCAGGAATAAAAAGGCAAATATGGAAAAATATGCAATTAAAGAATATATCTATAATAAGCATGCTGATCTTTACAAGGAACATTTTTCTTTCTTTATTCATGAATGGCTGAAAACTGATAAAAAAAGGGAGGCCTTTAAGCAGCAGGTAATGAACAGCCTGGATTATAAAGTTGGAAATAAAATTCTTAAGCCTTTGAGGTTAATAGGTTTATTTAAAAAGAATAGGGACTGA